The DNA sequence GTGGTGAAAAGGAGGAGAGAAATGGTGGAGTCGATCGCACGCGTGCGTCACATCCGCGTCACCCCCATGAAGGCCCGCCGCGTCGTCAACCTGATCCGCGGCAAGCAGGCCCAGGAGGCCCTGGCCATCCTGAAGTTCGCCCCGCAGAGCGCGAGCGAGCCGGTCTACAAGCTCGTCGCCTCGGCGATCGCCAACGCGCGCGTCAAGGCCGACCAGAGCAACACCTACCTGGACGAGCAGGACCTGTACGTGAGCCGCGCCTTCGTGGACGAGGGCACGACCCTCAAGCGGTTCCAGCCGCGTGCACAGGGCCGCGCCTTCCGCATCAACAAGCGCACCAGCCACATCACGATCGTCCTCGCGACGCCGGA is a window from the Leifsonia shinshuensis genome containing:
- the rplV gene encoding 50S ribosomal protein L22, whose product is MVESIARVRHIRVTPMKARRVVNLIRGKQAQEALAILKFAPQSASEPVYKLVASAIANARVKADQSNTYLDEQDLYVSRAFVDEGTTLKRFQPRAQGRAFRINKRTSHITIVLATPDEVQDAKATKKASN